Within the Butyrivibrio sp. AE3004 genome, the region AAGTCCAACATGTGAATCTCCCATATCTCCATCAATTTCTGCCTTGGGAACAAGAGCTGCAACAGAGTCAACAACGACTATATCTATAGCACCGGAACGAACCATTGTCTCGCATATCTCAAGTGCCTGCTCACCTGAATCCGGTTGTGAAATATAAAGGTTATCTACATCTACTCCTATATTTTTAGCGTATACAGGATCCAGAGCATGCTCCGCATCAATAAAGCCTGCAATACCGCCTCTCTTCTGTACTTCTGCAATCATATGAAGTGTGACTGTAGTTTTTCCACTTGATTCAGGTCCGTAAATCTCAACAATACGTCCCTTAGGTATTCCACCAAGTCCAAGTGCTATATCAAGACTGAGTGAGCCGGTCGGTGTAGTTTCAACACTCATCTGTGCTGACGGATCACCCAATTTCATAACGGCACCCTTACCAAACTGCTTCTCAATCTGACCGAGTGCTGCTTCCAATGCTTTCTGTTTATCTTCTCTTTCCATACTGTTCTTCTCCTTTTTTGTTCAGAACAAGCGTTCTGAATTGATAATAAAACAAATGTTCGCTAATGTCAATAAAAACTGTCCCAAAATTACAACAAATAATAATAAAATGGAAATATAGGCGAAACGCCAGAATTAAGACTTCTGTATATTACACATTAGAAAGCAAAAAGTCAACCCTGTTTTAACAAAACAGGGTTGCAACAGATTATTATAAAGAAAAAGCCAATAAGGCAAGCTTGGATATTATCAGCTCTCTGACAATCAATCCCCGACTCTCTTTTTCCTCTGGAGAAATTGCTGACAGCTGTTCAATCGTGTAAACCTTTTCCCGATAATGATCTGCAGAGCCCTTTTTCAACTGGCTAATTCTGATCTTTGCTTTTAGCTGTTTATATACTCGCCATTCAAAGTCTTCTTCACTCAGATGATACAGGTGACTTTCCAAAGTGGTATTAGCGTCTATATCCTTAGCAATATAGCGTTCAACAATAGTCTTAAACTTAAAGGGTGCCATTTCGTCAGCGAGGATTTCCTTGTAGCTTAGTCTAGCCCCAAGGTAATACCTTGATACATCCTGCATCGTGTATTTGAAATCATCTTCGTTAACTATGTTATACAAGCGTCTGTCCCCTTTTGTTTCGCTCTGAGAATATCATATCAGATGTGGTGTACTATAACTTTCCCTCATTTTAGAGTTTCTTAAATATTTGATCATTCTTTTTCAGGCTTATAATCTATATCTTCTATCTGGTTACCGCAAGCCTTAATAGCCTCAAGTATTTTAGATACTTCCCACCCGGTTTCTTCGGCAAGTTCTTCAACCGTGCAGCTTCTTCTTAATTCATCCGCAAGTTCTTTTGCTTTATCTGCCACTTTCTGCACAAGTACAACCGCTTTCTGGGCTCTTGCAGTTTCTGCAGCATCATCTTCTATAAGGCTTTCCATGGCATCCATAACTCTCTGCGCAAGATAAGCTTCACACTCCTTATGATCTTCTAGAGACGAAAGATTCGAAACAGCTTTCATGAGCGCAATATTCCCTTCGCCAATCAAATCCTCTATAAGAACACCTTGCTCTGCATAAAGCTTTGCTACATCAGTTACCATCAAAAGGCTCTGTTCTACCAGTCTCTTTTGTGCATCAGTCTCTCCTGCCATGGCAGATATGATCAAAGCTTCCTTTTCACCATCTGAAACCTTTTCAAGCAATTCCAATTCTTCAAGATAATTTTCAAGGTACCCCGCTTCTTCTTTTGTAAGATATGCAGAAGCATCTATCACTTCTCCGATACCTATATTATGTTTTTTCAAATAATCGTAAATAAGTTCATACTGTGCATCGCTAAGTTCAAGTTCCTCAAAGCAATCCCTTATTTCTTCCTCTGTGACGGTACCACCTTGTCTTCTGGCATGTTTTGTAAGATCACCGAGTCTTTTTGCAAATTCCTGCTCTTTATTATCAAGATTAGACATATAATTTCTCTCCGGATTTATTTATTTAACATGTGTGTGTGTAAAAAGATGCTCCTGGCAATATTCGTAATTACCGTTACATTTTGAGCAAAAGCGAAACTCGAGATTTGGATTGTCCATTTCAGATTTTCCGCAAACCGCACATTTATGTCTGGTAATTCCGGGAGGTGTCATCTTTACCGAACGTTTAAAATCATTTCTCCTCTTAACTTCCTTTGGACGAAGATGCATAAGACGTCCGTTTGAAAACCAGAAGATTGCAAAAGTCAGGAGTGATGCAGAAATTGCAAAGAAAAGATAAATATTTCCGCTAATCGCTGCAGAAACCGCTTCAAATGCAAGCCATACACCATAAACAATCCCCAGCCACTTCATCTTCAAGGGAATAATGAACATAAACAATACGACATTATCCGGAAAAGTTGCAGCAAAGGCCAAAAGTATTGACATGTTTATATAGTAAGTACTGAATACATAGGATACAGTCTGCATCAGCATAGAAATCTCAGCATTACCGAAAGTCTGTCCGTACTTTACCATAACATAAGCATATGACAGGAAAGAAGCTATGATCATCAAAAGGAGCCCTGTAAAGATATACATATTGTACTTATACTCTCCCCAGACTCTTTCCATTGTCGTGCCAATAGAATAATAAAAATATAGCATTATCAATACAAAGAACAAATTACTTTCAGTCGGCGGAATAAGTATCCAGGTAATAAGTCTCCAAACCTGGCCATGTATAATAGCATAGGGATTAAGCGTCAGATAATTAAGAATGCCCGAGCCCACAGGTGCAAATCTCAGGATGTAGCCAATTATATAGCAGATAATAAGAACTATTGTTAAATTCTTTATTGCATATTTTCCAAATTTCTTTTCAAAATTGCTCATGTGCCTCCTCTATAAACGGTAGTTTATATCTGATTAAAAATTTTCTGATGTCTTTTTTGCAGCCTCGTACACAATGTGAACGATAAAATAAAACTCTCATTTTCAGAAACCACATTATTGATATCAGTTTCCAATCTAAGCGTTTTTTATCTGCATTTCATCACATTCTTAATGAGTTTATCACATTTTATGGGCTTTTGCATCGATATTTACATATTTGATTTTTAAAGCTCCTTAGATTATAATGTAGCGTAATGCGCTTAAAAAAAGTGCATTTAATAAGTAATAACAGTTTACTTTTCAATTTTCAGAGGTTTTATTTTATGATTTCAAAGGACTACACACTAGGCATTGATATAGGTTCAACTACAGTAAA harbors:
- a CDS encoding RNA polymerase sigma factor region1.1 domain-containing protein codes for the protein MSNLDNKEQEFAKRLGDLTKHARRQGGTVTEEEIRDCFEELELSDAQYELIYDYLKKHNIGIGEVIDASAYLTKEEAGYLENYLEELELLEKVSDGEKEALIISAMAGETDAQKRLVEQSLLMVTDVAKLYAEQGVLIEDLIGEGNIALMKAVSNLSSLEDHKECEAYLAQRVMDAMESLIEDDAAETARAQKAVVLVQKVADKAKELADELRRSCTVEELAEETGWEVSKILEAIKACGNQIEDIDYKPEKE